In Paenibacillus ihbetae, the following are encoded in one genomic region:
- a CDS encoding extracellular solute-binding protein, protein MQKRNSVWRRAISVLFMASLLLSACGGSGSGSGSSNETAKTDPSTVANDGPFGKYDPPIEVSFVRDLSDVVENNVLGVLKDETIDNNRWTQLYEQELGIKVKYKWVVKGSPTSDQYLQKINVTLASGDLPDVIPVNATQLKQLADSDQIMDMTELYEMYASPMTKEVLLQEGTSAFDAATFDGKLMAIPQLESSIERSMYIWIRTDWLEKLGLAPPKTMADVLAISKAFTENDPDGNGVQDTYGLGVTKDLWGGAMGLEGFMAGYNAYPNIWIEDDSGKLVFGSIQPEVKKALQVLQEMSKNGQIDQEFGIKDGGKVSEQISAGKIGMEYGEQWNSIWPLQLNRDNDPNAQWQAFPIVSESGEAPKVPLKFSTTRFFAVKKDAAHPEAVIKMFNLHLEKNWGKTAEFDKYFAPPEAESVWQLSPVTPYPVMKNVDAFREIDAARKAGDFSKLTGEAKTIQEKLEAYESGSSDGFALWGWERIYGEQGSMGIADQYDKNDQFLQEKFVGAPTPTMVERKTTLEKMQNEVFVKIILGESIDTFDRFVEDWKKLGGDQITQEVNEWYEQAKR, encoded by the coding sequence ATGCAAAAAAGGAATTCAGTATGGCGGAGAGCGATATCCGTATTATTCATGGCGTCACTCCTGCTCTCGGCCTGCGGAGGCAGCGGGTCCGGCAGCGGCAGCTCAAACGAAACGGCCAAGACCGATCCAAGCACCGTAGCAAATGACGGCCCTTTCGGCAAATATGATCCGCCAATCGAGGTATCGTTCGTAAGGGATCTTAGCGACGTCGTGGAAAATAACGTGCTGGGCGTGCTTAAAGACGAAACGATCGACAACAATCGATGGACGCAATTGTATGAGCAGGAGCTTGGCATCAAAGTCAAGTACAAATGGGTGGTCAAAGGCAGTCCAACCTCCGACCAATACCTGCAGAAAATTAACGTGACGCTGGCTTCGGGCGACCTTCCGGACGTGATTCCGGTCAACGCCACCCAGCTCAAGCAATTGGCGGATTCGGACCAAATCATGGATATGACGGAACTTTACGAAATGTACGCTTCCCCGATGACGAAGGAAGTGCTGCTTCAAGAAGGGACGAGTGCTTTTGACGCCGCGACGTTCGACGGAAAACTGATGGCAATTCCTCAACTGGAATCCTCGATCGAGCGTTCCATGTACATCTGGATCCGGACGGACTGGCTGGAGAAGCTGGGACTTGCGCCGCCGAAAACGATGGCTGACGTGCTGGCCATATCGAAAGCGTTTACGGAGAACGATCCGGACGGGAATGGTGTGCAGGATACGTACGGACTTGGCGTTACGAAGGATTTATGGGGGGGCGCGATGGGGCTTGAGGGATTTATGGCCGGCTATAATGCCTACCCTAACATTTGGATCGAGGATGACTCCGGCAAGCTCGTCTTTGGGAGCATCCAGCCGGAAGTGAAAAAGGCGCTTCAGGTTTTGCAAGAGATGTCCAAAAACGGTCAGATCGACCAAGAGTTCGGTATCAAAGACGGAGGCAAGGTTTCGGAGCAAATCTCGGCCGGCAAGATCGGTATGGAGTACGGCGAGCAGTGGAATTCCATTTGGCCGCTTCAGCTGAACCGCGATAACGATCCGAATGCGCAGTGGCAAGCGTTCCCGATCGTATCCGAATCGGGGGAAGCACCGAAGGTGCCGCTCAAATTCAGCACCACCCGATTCTTCGCCGTCAAGAAGGATGCGGCCCATCCGGAAGCCGTCATCAAAATGTTCAATCTGCATCTCGAGAAAAACTGGGGGAAAACCGCCGAATTCGATAAATACTTTGCGCCGCCGGAAGCCGAAAGCGTGTGGCAGCTGTCTCCGGTCACGCCGTATCCGGTCATGAAGAACGTGGATGCATTCCGGGAAATCGATGCGGCGCGCAAGGCCGGCGACTTCTCGAAGTTAACCGGAGAGGCCAAGACGATCCAGGAAAAACTGGAGGCTTACGAATCGGGCTCATCCGACGGCTTTGCGCTATGGGGCTGGGAACGGATATACGGGGAACAGGGCTCCATGGGAATCGCCGACCAATACGATAAAAACGACCAATTCCTGCAGGAAAAATTCGTCGGCGCTCCGACGCCGACGATGGTCGAGCGCAAGACGACGCTCGAAAAAATGCAAAACGAGGTTTTCGTCAAGATTATTTTAGGCGAATCCATCGACACCTTCGACCGGTTCGTAGAGGATTGGAAAAAGCTCGGCGGGGATCAAATCACGCAAGAAGTCAACGAGTGGTACGAACAGGCGAAGCGATAA
- a CDS encoding ABC transporter permease has protein sequence MKAKWRRELPLHVMILPGLILIVLFSYIPMAGITIAFQRFIPAKGLFGDQQWVGWDNFEYVMSLPNFTQVLWNTLFISSFKLILGLIVPIVFAVLLNELKNNVIKRSVQTAIYLPYFLSWVVLGGILIDILSPSGGIVNGFLGLLGIPKIFFLGDNEWFPFTLIASDVWKNFGYGTIVYLAAITGIDPGLYEAATIDGANRWRKIWHITIPGMRMVIVLLSVLSLGQLLNAGFDQVFNLYSPQVYESGDILDTFVYRIGLLDAQYGVATAVGFFKSVISLTLISGSYFLAYRFAKYRIF, from the coding sequence ATGAAAGCGAAATGGCGAAGAGAGCTGCCGCTCCATGTGATGATATTGCCGGGATTGATTCTAATCGTTTTATTTTCGTACATTCCGATGGCCGGCATCACGATCGCGTTTCAGAGGTTTATCCCTGCCAAAGGCCTCTTCGGCGATCAGCAATGGGTCGGATGGGACAATTTCGAGTATGTGATGAGCCTGCCGAATTTTACGCAGGTTTTATGGAATACGCTGTTTATTTCGAGCTTCAAGCTCATTTTGGGGCTCATTGTTCCAATCGTGTTCGCCGTCCTGTTGAACGAACTCAAAAACAATGTGATCAAGCGATCGGTCCAAACGGCCATTTACTTGCCTTATTTCCTGTCCTGGGTCGTGCTTGGCGGCATCCTGATCGATATCCTTTCCCCGTCGGGAGGCATCGTCAACGGGTTTCTCGGCCTGCTTGGCATCCCCAAGATCTTTTTCCTGGGCGATAACGAATGGTTTCCGTTCACGCTCATTGCTTCCGACGTGTGGAAAAACTTCGGGTACGGCACGATCGTGTACTTGGCCGCGATTACGGGGATCGATCCGGGGTTATACGAGGCGGCAACGATCGACGGGGCGAACCGTTGGCGGAAAATATGGCATATCACGATTCCGGGCATGCGCATGGTAATTGTCCTGTTGTCGGTGTTAAGCCTGGGACAGCTGCTGAATGCCGGCTTCGATCAGGTGTTTAATTTATACAGCCCGCAAGTGTACGAAAGCGGAGACATTCTGGATACGTTCGTTTATCGGATCGGTTTGCTTGATGCCCAGTACGGGGTGGCGACGGCGGTCGGATTTTTTAAATCGGTCATATCGCTCACGCTGATATCGGGCTCCTACTTTTTGGCTTATCGGTTTGCGAAATACCGGATATTTTAA